In Sphaerospermopsis torques-reginae ITEP-024, the genomic window AGTCTAGCTTTGTCTAGGTTTTATATAGCAGAGTAACCCTATTGACAACTCTCAGTTGAGCGAAATTTGTTTTACCCTCACACTACCTCAGTTTTCCTCAGCAACTCATTCACATTATCAACAGTGACTACAGAAAACAACACAGCGGGACTTGATTCCCCCAACCTCATTGATGACAATAGTCTAGATATTGCTCTAGAAACCAAATTGGATGTTGATTCAGTCATTATCCAAGTGGAGAAATTAGCAGAGCGACAGAGGCAAATTACCGCCAAAGTCCAAATTCCTCACCCTGTGGAAAAAGTCTGGAAAATTCTCACAGACTATGAAGCCTTACCTCAATTTATCCCTAATCTCGCCAAAAGTTGTTTGTTAGACCATCCCAATGGAGGTATACGCTTAGAACAGATAGGATCGCAGCGTTTGCTCAATTTCAAGTTTTGTGCGCGTGTGGTTTTGGATCTAGAAGAAATCTTTCCCAAACTCATCAACTTCCAAATGGTAGAAGGAGACTTCAAAGGTTTTTCCGGTTGCTGGAGCTTAGAACCTTATACCTTTGGTACAAGTCAATGTACTAACCTCTGCTACACAATTCAAGTTTGGACAAAACTAACAATGCCAATAGCAATTATTGAAAAACGTCTCAGCAAAGACCTACAACTAAACCTTCTAGCAATTCGCCAAAGAGCTAACGAATTAAGTAATGCTTAATCCAAACCTATGTAGGGAATGCTTTTGAAAGTCTTTTCATGAGGGAATAGGAGTCAGGAGTCAGGAGGAGGTGGGAAAATTTCTTTGCTATCTCTCGAAATCCCAAAA contains:
- a CDS encoding SRPBCC family protein codes for the protein MTTENNTAGLDSPNLIDDNSLDIALETKLDVDSVIIQVEKLAERQRQITAKVQIPHPVEKVWKILTDYEALPQFIPNLAKSCLLDHPNGGIRLEQIGSQRLLNFKFCARVVLDLEEIFPKLINFQMVEGDFKGFSGCWSLEPYTFGTSQCTNLCYTIQVWTKLTMPIAIIEKRLSKDLQLNLLAIRQRANELSNA